One genomic window of Arachis hypogaea cultivar Tifrunner chromosome 8, arahy.Tifrunner.gnm2.J5K5, whole genome shotgun sequence includes the following:
- the LOC112705673 gene encoding uncharacterized protein At1g76070: protein MEKQLKLKNRILKILPKASSITVTFQNQPFSPGRWDRQHHHNNHGVKGFSGPIMPMIPHEARSKPKGERNNTDYQEPTSPKISCMGQIKNKKKQHKKVKKAAASATTTKSTSKDIELKKKHVSKFQRMLFSARRKSSASLPHQDDNKNKDAVAVARAERAPHVSQMKKFASGRDAFANFDWKSHEQVVAEKREDFYSDEERVQQRSDEEEEDYDDDDDVRIPFSAPILVGGDSVGDGVGLNLKPRKEINLWKRRTMAPPRPLQLNI from the coding sequence atGGAGAAACAGCTCAAGCTGAAGAACAGGATCTTGAAAATACTACCAAAAGCCTCATCAATCACTGTGACGTTTCAAAACCAACCCTTCAGCCCAGGTAGGTGGGATAGACAGCATCATCATAATAATCATGGCGTCAAGGGGTTCTCTGGCCCTATCATGCCTATGATTCCACACGAAGCAAGAAGCAAGCCTAAGGGGGAAAGAAACAACACTGATTATCAAGAACCAACTTCACCAAAGATCTCATGCATGGGACAGATCAAGAACAAGAAGAAACAGCACAAGAAAGTCAAGAAAGCAGCAgcatcagcaacaacaacaaaatccaCTTCTAAAgacatagagttgaagaagaaACATGTTTCCAAGTTTCAGAGGATGTTATTTTCGGCGAGGAGAAAATCAAGTGCTTCTCTGCCGCATCAAGATGATAATAAGAATAAAGACGCGGTTGCAGTTGCACGTGCGGAGAGAGCACCGCACGTGAGCCAGATGAAGAAGTTCGCGAGTGGACGTGACGCTTTTGCTAACTTTGATTGGAAAAGTCATGAGCAAGTGGTGGCTGAGAAAAGAGAAGATTTCTATTCTGATGAGGAAAGGGTACAGCAGAGGagcgatgaagaagaagaagattatgatgatgatgacgacgtcAGAATCCCTTTCTCTGCGCCTATATTGGTTGGTGGCGATAGTGTTGGTGATGGAGTTGGGCTCAATTTGAAGCCACGCAAAGAGATTAATCTATGGAAGAGAAGAACCATGGCACCGCCTAGGCCTCTTCAATTGAATATTTGA